DNA sequence from the Sulfurimonas sp. HSL3-1 genome:
GCCGACGACGTTTGCCACGGCCATTTCCGGTTTGGCGTACCATGATGCCGTCATGGACGCCGCCATCTCCGGCAGGGAGGTGCCGAATCCGACCAGCGTCGCACCGATGACGAAGTGGGAGATGTTATAGTGCAGGGCGATCCGCTCGGATTCGCGGATAATGAAATCCGCCCCCCAGATCAGCGCCGCCATCGCGGCAACGAAAACAAGATACTCCATTACGCCTCCTCGGTACGGACGATCAGGCTGCTCGGCAGTCCGAGCGCTTTGATGATTTCTTCCTCTTTGCACCGCATCTCGCCCTCGTCCGTTTCATGGTCGAAGCCCAGCAGGTGCAGGACGCCGTGCAGAAAGAGCAGGGCGCACTCCTCGGCTTCGCTGTGGCCGAAACGCGCCGCGCCGCTGCGCACATGATCGGCGCTGATGACGATGCTGCCGATCGGCGCCATAGGCATCGGATCGTAAGGGAAGCTCAGTACATCGGTCGCTTTGTCGATACCGCGGTGATCGCGGTTGAGTACGCGGATCGTCTCGTCGTCGCAGATGACAAGCTCCATCTCGCCTGCGTCCAGGGCGTCAACAATGGCGTCAAGCAGCGTAAAGTCCGGTTGAAAATCCGTCTGGTTGTCAATATCAATCATAGTCGGCATTTTAGCCAATCTGTGCTTTAGCGTGCCGTTACTGAACCGTTTTTGCCGCTATGCTACAATCAATTCATGATAAACCGACGAACCCTCCTGTTCGGGGGCGCGGCGCTCCTGCTGCTGCCTGCCGAAAGCGGCGCGGAATACGCCCGTCCCGTCACCATGCTCAACGAGCCGTATCAGACCATCGCCGCCGTCCAGCGCGACCTCTTTCCCGGCGGCAGTGCCCCTTCGCCCCGGCTGCTCAAGGCGATCGACTATCTCGGTGGTGTCATGCGCGATCCTTACGTCGATGAAGAGGATAAGCGTTTTCTCTCCAACGGCGCGCGCTGGCTGAACCTGCAGGCGCGCGAGGATTTCGGCAAAGCTTACTATGTACTTGATTCGGAGCGGCGCCAGCAGGTCCTGCAAAAGGTTTCCGGACTCGCCTGGGGAGACAACTGGCTCTGGAGCATACTCTCCTATCTTTTCGAAGCCCTGCTGAGCGACCCTGTCTACGGCGCGAACACCCACGAAGCAGGGTGGCACTGGCTGCAGTACGAACCCGGATATCCCCGGCCGAAGGCACCGTTAATATGAAACAATATGATATCTGCATCGTCGGCAGCGGCGCGGGGGCTTCTCCCGTCGCCTACGAGCTCAGCCGCGCGGGCTACCGTGTTCTCGTACTGGAGAAGGGCCCCTATCTGACGGAGAAGGATTTTACCAAGGACGAGATCGCCGTCAGCCGCCGCAGCATCTACACCCCCCGGCTTCGGGAGGAGCAGCATGTCGTGGAGACCTATAGCAGTGACGGCAGCATTGATCGCGTGACCGCGGCGGAATCGGGCTGGAACTTCTGGAACGGCTCCATGGTGGGGGGCTCCTCGAATCTGATGAGCGGCTATTTCCACCGGATGAAACCGGTCGATTTCAGGCTCCGATCCGCCTTCGGGCCCGTCGAAGGGGCCAACGTCGTCGACTGGCCCATCTCCTACGACGACATGGAACCCTATTTTACGAAAGTCGAACAGCTCGTCGGCGTCTCGGGCCGGGTCGTCGAACACCCCTTCCAGGAGCGCCGCTCCACGAAGGATTTCCCCTTCCCGCCGACCTGGGAGCAGCCCATCTCCGGCTGGTTCGATACGGCCTGCGAAACACTCGGCTACCACAGCATCCCCACGCCGAGGGCCGTGCTCCCCTTCGACGCCCTGGGGCGCAGCGGCTGTTCCTACTCCAACTTTTGCGGCAGCTACGGCTGCGCGACGGGCGCCAAGGGCAACGCCCGCGCGGCACTCCTTGAAAAGGCGAAAGCGACGGGGCGGTGCGATATTCTGCCGAACGTGTTTGTCTACAGACTCGATGCAGACCGGCAGCGCGTCACGGCGGCACACTACTTTGATGCCGACGGCAGATCCCACACCGTCACGGCAGGCACCTTCGTCGTCGCCGCCCAGGCGATCGAAAGCGTACGCCTGCTGTTCAATTCGCGCAATGATCTCCACCCCGACGGCCTGGGAAACGCCAACGGCCAGCTGGGCAAGAACCTTATCTTTTCCGCCGGCGGCAGCGGGCGGGGGAGGTTCGAGTTTGCCCGCCTGAACGAACGGCAGCGCTTTGAGCTGATGACGCGCGGCGCCTTCGTCAACCGCTCGTTGCAGGAGTGGTATGTCTATCATCAAAACGGGCGCGCGCTGAAAGGGGGGACGATCGATTTCCTCTTCGAACATCCCAACCCCGTCAGCCGCGCCCTGCGCGAGCTCTACGACGACGAGGGCAATCTGCTCTGGGGACGGAAACTGCAGGCACGGCTTAAGCACGCCTTCACGGCGTCGCGCATCTTCGCTTTCGAGGTCTTTAACGACTGGATGCCGACGGACAAATGCTTTGTTTCTGTTGACGAAAGCGTGAAAGACAAGTGGGGAGTACCCGTCGGCAAGATCCGCCTCTACGGCCATCCGCACGATATCGAGGTTGGGAATTACCTGGCCGCAAAAGCGGAGCGTGTCCTGCGGCAGATGGGAGCGGTAGAGATCGAGAGCGACATCTCCTCGGCCCCGCCGCCCAACCTGGTCGCCGGCGGGTGCCGTTTCGGGACTGACCCCGAACACTCCGTCCTCGACCCCGACTGCAGGATGCACGGCATCGCCAATCTCTACGTCTCCGATGCGAGCTTCATGCCGACGGGCGGAAGCGTGCCCTACACCTGGACGATCTACGCCAATGCTTTCCGGGTCGCCGATGCCATCATTGCCGCGCTCAAAGGCCGGGAAACAGGCTATAATAACGTCAAAGATTCATAAGGGGAGCACACGTGGCTAAAAAAGCGGTCTGTATCATGAGCGGCGGAATGGATTCGACACTGGCGGCCTATATGCTCCGCGCTCAGGGGTATGAGATCGTTGCGGTCCATTTCAACTATGACCAGCGCACGCAGCAAAAGGAGCTGGAGAGCTTCCGGGCCATCACGGCGCGCCTCGGTACCGGGCAGACCTACGAGATCGATCTGGACTTCTTTGCCGCCATCGGCGCCTCGGCATTGACGGATAGAAGCATCGACGTTCCCACGGGCGGCATCGAAGCCGGCGTCCCCGTTACCTACGTACCGTTCCGCAACGGTATCTTTTTGAGCATCGCCGCCGCCATTGCCGAAAAAGAGGGAGCTTCCGTCATCGGCATCGGCGTCGTCGAGGAGGACTCGAGCGGCTACCCCGACTGCCGTGAGGCCTACATCGAAGCGATGCAACGCGCCGTCAATCTCGGCACGAGGGATGAAACGCAGCTCACCATCGCCATGCCGCTGGTGCACCTTAAAAAGGAGCAGATCGTTGCCGAGGCCCTCGCGTACGACGTACCGCTCGAACTGACCTGGAGCTGCTACAGTGACGAAGCGGCGGCCTGCGGCGTCTGCGACAGCTGCCGGCTCCGCCTCAAAGGTTTCGAACTGGCCGGCATACCCGACCCGATTCCCTATCGTGTTAAAAACGGTGTGTCCTAAGCCTGTCGAAAACTGTTATGATATACAATATCAGAAGTTGACACAAAGGAGTCCGATGACAGAGTTTGTACAAGTTGCGCGACAGCCCATCATCGATGCTTCCAATGCTACCTACGGCTACGAACTGCTGCACCGCGAAGGTGAGAACAACGCCGCTAACCCAGCATTGACGCATCGGCTGATGTCTGCGCAAGTAATGCTGAGCGTATTCAACCTGATTGGCAGGGAGCGCGCAGTGGGAGATACCCTTGCATTTTTCAATATCTCCCCCGCCTTTTTGATGACGGATATTATTGAGACCTTCCGTCCCGATCAATGCGTCTTCGAGATTGCGGCGAACGAGCCGCTGCGCCATAATGAAATCGCCAAGCTGAAAATTCTGTACGACAACGGATACCGTTTTGCCCTGGATAACTTCATCGTATCCGCCAACACGATTACCCAGTACGAAAATGTACTGCCCTATATCAGTTATCTCAAGATCGACATTCAAAACAGCGATGTCGAACAAGTTGCCGAATACGCCGGCACGTTGAAGAAAAACCATAAGCTCATTGCCCAGAAGGTCGAAACCATCGACGAGTTCTCCGCATACCAGGGGCTCGGGTTCGACTATTTCCAGGGATACTACATCCAGCACCCGGTACCGGTCAAGCACTACCGCCTCGAACCCAAACAGATCGGGGTCAGTCGCCTTTACAAGATGCTCGACACCGTACCGTTCCATGAATTCGCCAAAGAGTTTGAGCGCCACAACGAGCTCACCATCCAGTTTTTCCAGTATCTCATCTCCACCGGGATCAAGCGCTACGACGCCACGCGTTCCGTCCGCGCCATGATCATGGATATCGGTCCCGATGTCATGCGCCGCTGGTTCATGCTCATCATCTACGCGAAGGGCGGAGCGGATATCAGCGTCGAGAAAGGGCCTTTTTCCCGCTTCTTCGAGGAGCGCATCGACCTGATGAACACCATCGTTTCCAACGTGCACAGCGCCGATCCGGAGCGCCGCAGCGACGAACTCCGCCTGCTGGCGGTTTTCTCAACCCTGATCGACATCTACCAGATCCCCTTCGATACGCTGATGGCGTCGTTCGAGATCACAAAGAACCTCGAAAAGTGGATCGCGGCGCGCAAAGGGCGTTTCAGCCTGCTGTACAAGGCCGTAAACCAGCTGCAGCACAAGCCCCTCGATATCGAGAAGGTCAACCGCGTGCTCAAAGCCTTCAAGACCGATTACGACGAGGTGAGCGTCAAGATGGACCACCGGGTGTAGATGCGCCTGGAGCACCCTTTTGCCCCCGTCGCCGACGACCGATCCCGCGTCCTGGTCCTCGGTTCTTTCCCCAGTATCGCCTCCTTCGAAGCCGATTTCTACTACGCCCACCCGCGCAACCAGTTCTGGCCCATCATGGAGCAGCTTTTTGATGTGACGCTCCCGGACAAAGCTGCCCGTCGCGCTTTTGCACTGGAGCAGGGGATCGCCCTTTGGGACAGTTACGCCTCTCTGGTGCGCAGCGAGAACAACTCCAGCGACGCCAATCTGAGCGAACTCGTCCCCAACGACATCCCCGCCTTCCTCGCGTCGCATCCCGGGGTTAAACATATTTTCTGTACCGGCAAAAAAGCCTTTGAGGGGTGCAAAAAACACTACCCGGACCTTCCCGTCCCCTGCACACTGCTTCCCTCGACCTCGCCGGCGTACGCCGCCATGCGTTTTGAGGCGAAACTCG
Encoded proteins:
- the queC gene encoding 7-cyano-7-deazaguanine synthase QueC; protein product: MAKKAVCIMSGGMDSTLAAYMLRAQGYEIVAVHFNYDQRTQQKELESFRAITARLGTGQTYEIDLDFFAAIGASALTDRSIDVPTGGIEAGVPVTYVPFRNGIFLSIAAAIAEKEGASVIGIGVVEEDSSGYPDCREAYIEAMQRAVNLGTRDETQLTIAMPLVHLKKEQIVAEALAYDVPLELTWSCYSDEAAACGVCDSCRLRLKGFELAGIPDPIPYRVKNGVS
- a CDS encoding EAL and HDOD domain-containing protein, with amino-acid sequence MTEFVQVARQPIIDASNATYGYELLHREGENNAANPALTHRLMSAQVMLSVFNLIGRERAVGDTLAFFNISPAFLMTDIIETFRPDQCVFEIAANEPLRHNEIAKLKILYDNGYRFALDNFIVSANTITQYENVLPYISYLKIDIQNSDVEQVAEYAGTLKKNHKLIAQKVETIDEFSAYQGLGFDYFQGYYIQHPVPVKHYRLEPKQIGVSRLYKMLDTVPFHEFAKEFERHNELTIQFFQYLISTGIKRYDATRSVRAMIMDIGPDVMRRWFMLIIYAKGGADISVEKGPFSRFFEERIDLMNTIVSNVHSADPERRSDELRLLAVFSTLIDIYQIPFDTLMASFEITKNLEKWIAARKGRFSLLYKAVNQLQHKPLDIEKVNRVLKAFKTDYDEVSVKMDHRV
- a CDS encoding DNA-deoxyinosine glycosylase gives rise to the protein MRLEHPFAPVADDRSRVLVLGSFPSIASFEADFYYAHPRNQFWPIMEQLFDVTLPDKAARRAFALEQGIALWDSYASLVRSENNSSDANLSELVPNDIPAFLASHPGVKHIFCTGKKAFEGCKKHYPDLPVPCTLLPSTSPAYAAMRFEAKLDAYRQVKGVLDGD
- a CDS encoding gluconate 2-dehydrogenase subunit 3 family protein encodes the protein MINRRTLLFGGAALLLLPAESGAEYARPVTMLNEPYQTIAAVQRDLFPGGSAPSPRLLKAIDYLGGVMRDPYVDEEDKRFLSNGARWLNLQAREDFGKAYYVLDSERRQQVLQKVSGLAWGDNWLWSILSYLFEALLSDPVYGANTHEAGWHWLQYEPGYPRPKAPLI
- a CDS encoding GMC family oxidoreductase, encoding MKQYDICIVGSGAGASPVAYELSRAGYRVLVLEKGPYLTEKDFTKDEIAVSRRSIYTPRLREEQHVVETYSSDGSIDRVTAAESGWNFWNGSMVGGSSNLMSGYFHRMKPVDFRLRSAFGPVEGANVVDWPISYDDMEPYFTKVEQLVGVSGRVVEHPFQERRSTKDFPFPPTWEQPISGWFDTACETLGYHSIPTPRAVLPFDALGRSGCSYSNFCGSYGCATGAKGNARAALLEKAKATGRCDILPNVFVYRLDADRQRVTAAHYFDADGRSHTVTAGTFVVAAQAIESVRLLFNSRNDLHPDGLGNANGQLGKNLIFSAGGSGRGRFEFARLNERQRFELMTRGAFVNRSLQEWYVYHQNGRALKGGTIDFLFEHPNPVSRALRELYDDEGNLLWGRKLQARLKHAFTASRIFAFEVFNDWMPTDKCFVSVDESVKDKWGVPVGKIRLYGHPHDIEVGNYLAAKAERVLRQMGAVEIESDISSAPPPNLVAGGCRFGTDPEHSVLDPDCRMHGIANLYVSDASFMPTGGSVPYTWTIYANAFRVADAIIAALKGRETGYNNVKDS
- the ybeY gene encoding rRNA maturation RNase YbeY; the protein is MIDIDNQTDFQPDFTLLDAIVDALDAGEMELVICDDETIRVLNRDHRGIDKATDVLSFPYDPMPMAPIGSIVISADHVRSGAARFGHSEAEECALLFLHGVLHLLGFDHETDEGEMRCKEEEIIKALGLPSSLIVRTEEA